Proteins encoded within one genomic window of Lynx canadensis isolate LIC74 chromosome B2, mLynCan4.pri.v2, whole genome shotgun sequence:
- the PNISR gene encoding arginine/serine-rich protein PNISR isoform X4, with protein sequence MWDQGGQPWQQWPLNQQQWMQSFQHQQDPSQIDWAALAQAWIAQREASGQQSMVEQPPGMMPNGQDMSTMESGPNNHGSFQGDSNFNRMWQPG encoded by the exons atGTGGGATCAAGGAGGACAGCCTTGGCAGCAATGGCCCTTGAACCAACAACAGTGGATGCAGTCGTTCCAGCACCAGCAAGATCCAA GTCAGATTGACTGGGCTGCATTGGCTCAAGCTTGGATTGCTCAAAGAGAAGCTTCAGGGCAGCAAAGTATGGTAGAACAACCACCAGGAATGATGCCAAATGGACAAGATATGTCTACAATGGAATCTGGTCCAAACAATCATGGGAGTTTTCAAGGGGATTCAAACTTTAACAGAATGTGGCAACCAG GCTGA